Sequence from the Fictibacillus arsenicus genome:
ATTGCTGGTTGGTATCCTCATTTTTAAGATTGAACCAAATGCCATGATGAGGAACGGAATGACAAAGCATAGCGCAATTCCTACTAAGGGAACATATGTCCAACGAGCACTTTTTTGCATACTCTCCCTCCTTTACTTGTAATCTACTTCTTTTCCAAAATAGCGTTTTTGAATTAACGAAAGACCAAAGATAATGAAGAACAGTACATACGCCAGCACACTCGCATAACCAAGACGAAGCGAGGTGAAGCCTTGATGGTACAAATAATAAACGATCGTAGTCGTTGAATAATTCGGTCCACCGCTCGTTAGCAAAAATGCTGAATCAAAGATCTGAAACGAACCGATCGATGTGATGATCGCGACATAAAAATGAATAGGAAGAAGCAGCGGAAACGTAATCTTCCAAAATAGTTTCCAGCGATTTGCCCCATCAATCCTGGCAGCTTCATAGTATTCTTCGGGTATTGACTGCAACCCCGCATAATAATAGATCATTGTACTCCCGCAAACTTTGAAAATACTAAGTCCCGCTAAAACGATTAGAGCCTGCGCTGAACTCGATAAAAATAGCTGAGTATCGATTCCGAAGTTATGCAAAAGT
This genomic interval carries:
- a CDS encoding carbohydrate ABC transporter permease — protein: MPLQNHSKTSFSKKVILNFKKHAIVYIFLVPILIHFAIFHLYPILFSLYITFMKWPIIGEAEFIGLDNWIAFLSDELAWKAIWNTILFSLYYIVPTMALGLGLALLINQGKKGSAIFKGIFFLPVVTSFVVISGIWSWLFKGTESGLVNVLLHNFGIDTQLFLSSSAQALIVLAGLSIFKVCGSTMIYYYAGLQSIPEEYYEAARIDGANRWKLFWKITFPLLLPIHFYVAIITSIGSFQIFDSAFLLTSGGPNYSTTTIVYYLYHQGFTSLRLGYASVLAYVLFFIIFGLSLIQKRYFGKEVDYK